In the genome of Meles meles chromosome 16, mMelMel3.1 paternal haplotype, whole genome shotgun sequence, one region contains:
- the TRIB3 gene encoding tribbles homolog 3, whose amino-acid sequence MRATPLAAPAGAPSRRKRLELDNDLDKESPTRKQARRGPQPPLPPCLLPLSPPTAPARALAVTTASRLGPYVLLEPEEGGRAYRALHCPTGTEYTCKVYPVREATAVLEPYWRLPPRGHVARPTDVLAGPRHLYTFFRRSHGDMHSLVRRRRRLPEPEAAALFRQMAAALAHCHQHGLVLRDLKLRRFVFTDHERTKLVLENLEDACVLTGPDDSLWDKHACPAYVGPEILSSRACYSGKAADVWSLGVALFTMLAGHYPFQDSEPVLLFGKIRRGAFALPQGLSAAARCLVRCLLRREPAERLTATGILLHPWLRENAIPSAPSRSRLWEADQVVPEGPGLEEAEEEEGGGEVGLYG is encoded by the exons ATGCGAGCCACCCCCCTGGCAGCTCCTGCGGGCGCCCCCTCCAGGAGAAAGCGGTTGGAGTTGGACAATGACCTAGACAAAGAGAGTCCCACCCGCAAACAAGCTCGAAGGGGACCCCAGCCCCcgctgcctccctgcctgctgcctctgagcccacccacTGCTCCAGCCCGGGCCCTCGCTGTGACCACTGCCTCCCGGCTTGGGCCCTATGTCCTGCTGGAGCCCGAGGAAGGCGGCCGGGCCTACCGTGCCCTGCACTGCCCCACTGGCACTGAGTACACCTGCAAG gtgTACCCGGTCCGCGAGGCCACCGCGGTTCTGGAACCCTACTGGCGGCTGCCCCCGCGAGGACACGTGGCCCGGCCCACCGACGTCCTGGCAGGCCCCCGCCACTTGTACACCTTCTTCCGGCGGTCCCACGGGGACATGCACAGCCTGGTgcgtcgccgccgccgcctcccggaGCCCGAAGCCGCCGCGCTCTTCCGCCAGATGGCCGCCGCCCTGGCACACTGTCACCAGCACGGGCTGGTCCTGCGCGATCTCAAGCTGCGGCGCTTTGTCTTCACCGACCACGAGAG GACAAAGCTGGTGCTGGAGAACCTGGAGGACGCCTGTGTGCTGACCGGGCCCGACGACTCCCTATGGGACAAGCACGCATGCCCGGCCTACGTGGGACCGGAGATCCTCAGCTCCAGGGCCTGCTACTCGGGCAAGGCTGCCGACGTGTGGAGCCTGGGCGTGGCGCTCTTCACCATGCTGGCTGGCCACTACCCCTTCCAGGACTCAGAGCCTGTCCTGCTCTTTGGCAAGATCCGCCGTGGTGCCTTTGCCCTGCCGCAGGGCCTCTCGGCTGCTGCCCGCTGCCTGGTCCGCTGCCTCCTTCGACGGGAGCCGGCGGAGCGGCTCACCGCCACGGGCATCCTGCTGCACCCCTGGCTGCGGGAGAACGCGATCCCCTCAGCTCCATCCAGATCCCGCCTCTGGGAGGCTGACCAGGTGGTCCCCGAAGGGCCGGGGTTGGAGGaggctgaggaagaggagggaggaggagaagtggGTCTGTATGGCTAG